The following are encoded in a window of Oncorhynchus masou masou isolate Uvic2021 chromosome 17, UVic_Omas_1.1, whole genome shotgun sequence genomic DNA:
- the LOC135559039 gene encoding secretogranin-2b-like, with protein sequence MLSLFKLSTGKAVVLAFLLLHAFPVQGASRPRHHRLRGGEAEELQPAVYLPSSDMIKALEYIESLKQRTDGGQEREEPTKDYDEVEKFRILLQLTSLQGEGTPERQSSPPAQRQQDIPAEQLVRALLRTLQEQLASPPRPALVVPGNDRRVHRHPSANTGSPVNTPAYSGFPRPHKKYPLMFEDEEDRDSPKRATEDLKEKYTPQSLNNLRSIFKELRKPSTSNNQKRQIFDDDDDSFSPRNLAYEDVAGGEEWIPVEENVETEEVVNRSHEEFDRALQQNYDEEEEKKDDGMQMQRRAGQNKEDPEEDTKPVDYYLLKILGMSEHETAKRQTGEQKKRLIRHPMVDPRALNELLKISLKLHIPPEDLIDMLITEEIRKLDHHPQAIPRYRTSSNPKIRYYSRRLPVKNAPEDMDEEDFLNIVEMETISNDYPVSRRPLKNAPSPPRVSAPPATARVLAPAPPPAAAPKVPSSSGRRENLFMSELNKMPFKRESDNDEANEDEMMTFLAAKILTKYPSTINKRNTQSQANGQFPYELYEQAMKDYFDQADTMTKRDSEGNEVVEPAEMQVKDQVSQETAAPETEEEKEHHGKPVAGM encoded by the coding sequence ATGCTGTCACTCTTTAAACTATCCACAGGAAAAGCTGTTGTTCTcgctttcctcctcctccatgcattCCCTGTGCAGGGCGCGTCCCGCCCTCGCCACCACAGGCTCAGAGGCGGGGAGGCGGAAGAACTGCAACCCGCCGTCTACCTGCCCAGCTCCGACATGATCAAAGCCCTGGAGTACATCGAGAGCCTGAAACAGCGGACAGACGGGggccaagagagagaggagccaacAAAAGACTATGATGAGGTCGAGAAGTTCCGCATCCTCCTGCAGCTCACCTCTCTCCAGGGTGAAGGCACACCCGAAAGGCAGTCCTCCCCGCCGGCCCAGAGGCAGCAGGACATCCCGGCTGAGCAGTTGGTGAGAGCCTTGCTCAGGACCCTCCAGGAACAGCTCGCTAGTCCCCCCAGACCCGCCCTTGTGGTGCCGGGGAATGACCGCCGCGTGCACAGGCACCCTTCAGCAAACACAGGCAGCCCCGTGAACACGCCTGCCTACAGTGGCTTCCCGAGGCCGCACAAGAAGTACCCGCTGATGTTCGAGGACGAGGAAGATAGAGACAGCCCCAAGCGCGCCACCGAGGACCTGAAGGAAAAATACACCCCCCAGAGCCTCAACAACCTGCGATCCATCTTCAAAGAGCTGCGGAAACCATCCACCTCCAACAACCAGAAGCGCCAAATCTTTGACGATGATGACGATTCATTCAGTCCGAGGAACCTGGCCTACGAGGATGTGGCGGGTGGGGAGGAGTGGATTCCTGTAGAGGAGAATGTCGAGACTGAGGAGGTGGTGAACAGGAGCCACGAGGAGTTCGACAGGGCTCTGCAGCAGAACTATgacgaggaggaggaaaagaaggaCGACGGAATGCAGATGCAGCGCAGAGCTGGCCAGAATAAAGAGGACCCAGAGGAAGATACTAAACCAGTAGATTATTACCTGTTGAAGATTCTGGGAATGAGCGAACATGAGACAGCCAAGAGGCAAACCGGAGAGCAAAAAAAGAGACTAATCCGTCACCCCATGGTGGACCCCCGGGCCCTGAACGAGCTGTTAAAGATCTCCCTCAAACTCCACATCCCCCCTGAGGATCTTATCGACATGCTGATCACGGAGGAAATCAGAAAACTAGACCATCACCCACAAGCCATCCCCCGCTACAGGACCAGCAGCAACCCGAAGATCAGATACTACAGCCGGAGACTGCCAGTCAAAAATGCTCCTGAAGACATGGACGAGGAAGACTTCCTGAATATCGTAGAAATGGAAACCATCAGTAACGACTATCCTGTGAGTCGGCGGCCGCTCAAGAATGCCCCTTCCCCTCCCAGAGTTTCAGCACCACCCGCCACGGCGAGAGTTTTAGCACCAGCACCGCCTCCCGCGGCTGCTCCAAAAGTCCCATCCTCATCCGGCCGAAGGGAAAACTTATTTATGTCGGAGCTCAACAAGATGCCTTTTAAGAGAGAATCTGACAACGATGAGGCAAACGAAGATGAGATGATGACATTTCTGGCGGCCAAAATATTAACTAAGTATCCCAGCACGATCAACAAACGCAACACCCAATCTCAGGCGAACGGACAGTTTCCTTACGAGCTATACGAACAAGCCATGAAAGATTACTTTGACCAAGCGGACACAATGACAAAGAGAGATTCAGAGGGTAATGAGGTAGTGGAGCCCGCGGAGATGCAGGTGAAAGATCAGGTTTCACAGGAGACCGCAGCTCCAGAGACGGAGGAGGAAAAGGAGCATCACGGAAAACCGGTTGCTGGAATGTAG